DNA from Onthophagus taurus isolate NC chromosome 2, IU_Otau_3.0, whole genome shotgun sequence:
ttattactttaagTATACTTTGgttgaaatataataaatttgcatCATCCATAAGATTTAAACGTCAGATAAATTTGATTGGACATTTTCTTCATCATTTAACCCAGTTCGAAGTAAACTCGATATCTTATTGATATCAACATTATTATCTCTTGCgctaattttctttaaagcgCTATTAACGATGCACAAATCGCCTCTTAATTCCGAAACTAAAGCTGTTAAATTCTGCGCGTTACTCAAAATGTCAACACTTTGTGTGTATGGGTTATAACGAACTCCAAACGGTTTTTGTATCGTTTCAGCgaatttccttaaaaaaatttatatatataattcctttaataataaatttctttttattaacctcattttttctttagcCTCTTCGAACGAATCGGTGTACCAATAAGAATTTTGATAAGACGTTATAATACACTCCTCTTTACAAGTTACATCGGGGtcaaatcgttttattttttgcggTGTCGCTATAACATGTTTTAACTCAGCTATTGAACTGAGAAGACCCGCTCCGTAAACTCTCAAATCCCCATCTTGTTTACAAAGTCCAAATTCAACGGTAAAAAAGtacaactaaaaaattttttttattataaaaatataatcaaaacAATCCGTACCGTAGctaatttattaacatcatCATCGCAAGCGCCTAAAGACGCCAAACCGAGTTCTTGAGAGAATTGGGCAAAACTCGGATTCGCCAAAAGCGGCATATGTCCCAAAAGTTCATGGCAACAATCtctaaaaacaaattgttttgatatagaaattaaaatagataaatattaCGGTTCTGGGGTGTAAAAAGGATCTGAAGAGTGTCTAATGTACTGGGTGCAATGAAAAACGCGAAAAGCCAACCCTGAAAGAAAATCTCGAGGGCTTAAATATCCAGCGACTGGTCGTAGTTGAAATccagtttttctttttaaaaagacGTTAATATCTTGAAGTTGAGGGATGTTATCTTCGCGGTAACCGCAATATTTTACGAGTTGGGGCCAATTTTCTAAGTATTCCTTGCAAGCGTGTTTTTGATAAAGTACTTGGAGTTCTCGAAAAACGTTTCCCCAAGTTTTAGTTTCTTCGGGGGTGTATTGAACTTTAGGAATTGGTTGACCACTAAAAATAATGACTTAATTTAgtaataagatttaaaattatttaatttttactgtttATAATTAGAagcaattttagcaaattgttctCTTCTCTTTCTATAAATGGGATCTTTAAATCCCGGATGGTCAGCGTCCAATTCAGTACCATACATTAAAACGTGTTGGGCCATATCCAAATCGGATATTTTTTTAGGAAACCACGGCGTATCATCGAAATCGAAGCTAACAGTTGCGGAAAGTGGCGTTGGGGGGATGAATTCGTCCCCACCAAAAGTACCAATGACCATCGTTAAAACTTCGCGTTTTAAAAGAATGCTGGCttgttctaatttttttttatcgcaTTCGATGTCGACTAAAAAATCGGTTTGAGAGCCGTCGTTTAGCGACGGTCGGGATTCGATGTGAAGAACGTTAATACCAAGATCTTGAAATGCTTGCAAAGCTCTTACTAACCCtccaatttgattttttaaagtaaatataatCGAGATGCGCTCCACGATTTCCGTTTGAGGGGTTTCATCTgcaacctaaaaaaaattattttaatcaaactaaattttttgacTTACCTTAACACTTGTAATCGGACAATCTTCTTTAATAGTCCAATCTTCACCACTTCTGTAAAGCCATAACCCGAGGAGTGGTTTTCCAGAACCACTCATGATCTTGgagaaattttcttttcgactTTATTAGTTAGGACGTGTTACAAGAAGCGTTCGCAGCCTTTCTAATGGCATTAAAGAGGTTCCACCGGTTCTTATACGTCTACTTCGTCCCCGAATGCGCATCCCCCAAGAGGCTGATTGGCAGAATCACGGTTTACTGCGATTCTCTATTCTACAGAAAATTCCTCTCTTAAAAATTCGATCTGAAGACTGTTTCGCTTTTGTTGAAAACCGAGTTTAACATcatctaataaaatttaatctctaataaacgaaaatttcgaataaaaattgatgaaataaaCAAGGAAGGAAATAAAAGAGATGGAGTTGCTTTATTTATCGGAAAAGTTTCCTCTGGAGGAAAGTGTTTAGTAAACGTGCGGGTGGAATAGATCCTTTGGTTTATTCAACAGGCTGTGGGGGAATAGAACGAACGGTTTCAATTACTCCACCCGAGTACACCATCCATACATTTTCAGCACTCCAATCGCCTACATTTTCCATCAAGATACGAAAGGATGAAAACGGACGATGATTTACGATTCCTTTAAGTCGAGATAATTTCATGGTCCGTATCGCTTATTGTAATATCTCACTCGAGTGGaactttcaaatttaattatataattattaatcaataacTGTAATTGATGAgatcttaaaaaaaaggagTCTTTTCTTTCTCGAAGTTGCAATTAGTTTCATTTGTGTTTACACAGCTTTTGCTTCGGTAAAGTCGAAAAAGTGCTAGCTAAGGAGTGGGAGATTGAAGGGAACTTTTGTTACGAGCTTGAATCTCGATTTCGCAGGAAAGCTTTATCTCAGACGGCGCTAGCTTCTAAATTGGGTTATCTCTGGTAGCGCTAATTAAAACCCGATTATGTTTCTGTATACCGAACTTGAAACACTGAACGTGAGCGTATCTGCTGGCCGTCTCACCATATTTTACGGTTAACTGAGTTAACTTTGAACAGACGACGGCGATTGCTTTTCAAAGCTCCACCCTCACATTCTCGAAATTAGTTTATTATCGGTCTTTAAAGGAGTTTGCTAATTTTAAATCGTGGCTGGTTTATTAGATAAGTTATAAGAATAATAAAGCTTTATTGGattcaatttattatgttttatttatttataaaactttaaagtataTCAATATAAAAGAAATCCAACGAACttgaagaaaaacaaaaaattctttacgATCTAAATGCAGTTTctgtttttattgttgtatatgtcgaaatataaataatgtaaGATGAAAACTCCTGTTTTATGGGtcttaaatttcaaattaaagtttaaaacaatttatagcATTGACCTCCATTCTTACCAAAAGAAAATCAATACGGCAAACTATCCGTGTTGATTTTAGACTTTAATCTCTTCCTTGAGGTAAAGGTTAGGTACTTTAGttgtaataatttctttttcttaagttCTTAGTATTGTTTAAATACGCCGAAATGCATTGACGGGATTGTTgctaaaattattatgaatcataaatataaagacttaaatttcttaaatttttttactctGCAGAAATTTAGAaaccacaattttttaattttcaaatcatGTCGAGATAACGATTTTCACAACTTGGGGAAAGTTTTAAGGGATGCCAAACATATTGGCAACGTTGGAAACCATTCCTGAGTAGTTTGTGAAGTAATTCGCAAGATAAAATTCATGTTTCATTTTAGCACGATCAATTTTAAACCTAACCTAGATTAATTGATCTAAACCTAATTTTTCGACAAAAACTTTGAGTTGATCTTGATGGAGTTTCTTGattaattaaacaactttatggctttagcgggaattttatttttgccaaTTTTGAACAggatcttatacagggtgttccggtgactcggggcataaaattaacctcgtatactagagcaaaaatgatgacgattcgtgaaaaaaaattattataaaagtcttcaaatggccaagatatgggtcatcaaagttcagaaattttaacacatttttctaaatattttccaattttgaccttgatcgggcggcggcaaccatgcCATACAGgtgtccctaaaatttgtttgctcagaacttttttgttcactcgtaaccctacatttatttttgtactttttaatagaaaatttattttggaaactgttatcactctttgaaaattttgataacattgaccgttttcgagttatacgcgaaaatgttaagcattgatttcaatcgtaacaaacaaaaaaaggaaacatattCCGCAAGATCTGAGTTGGCGATGACAATTAAAAAACGAACTGAGCTAATAACCattatttgcataaatttctAAGTGCAGACTTAGTTAAATCCAGTGttagtttattttagttgaataaaagaatgtaattttcaaaacaataaatttaattttcacggtaacaacaaacaagaacataacaaaaattctaacaaaaatattaacaagaacaataaaattataaacaaatagtaataaataaaaaagaacaaaaaaatacataaagcaGATGTTCAAAAACACTGCCTGATATCgccgtcttaaattaaagcgcaCTCTGCGGAGAACATTGATCTCAGTTCGAAGTTGatcaaatgaatcaacaatTCGAAACCTCAGTTGATCAACTGAAGTTATTTCAACGCAGTAAATTAGCGATTTAACGCGtccccataaataaaaatctacaggTGTAAGATCCGGCGATCGGGGGGGCCAACTTATCAGCGAATCTACTCCTTGTCCAATCCACCGTCCCGGAAAACGTTCTCTCAGAAATTTTTGGACAGCCTGTGTGCTATGCGCAGGAGCACCATCATGCATATACCACATTGCTTGCCTTGTGTTTAAAGGAACAACATCTAAAAAATCAGCTAATTCCTCTAAATGTCGCCTGTATGTATGTCCATCCAGCCTTGATGGCAAGAAACCGGGTTCAATAATTACATCGCCCACAATGCCAACCCAAAAGTTAAGAGAAAATCTCTATTGTGATttccaagttttcttaaatcttggattttcgtccgcccaactatgtaaatttctcaaattgatttagaaaaagtggattcatctgtaaaaagcactttttcttaaaactgatcatcaatttggattttgtgcTGCATTATTTGGCAATATTCCAGTCGCAGTGGGTAATCAGCCAGTCGAACTTTCTGAACTTTGTAACAATGAAATGGATAAAGCTGTTGCTCGTGAAGAACACTCCAAAcagttgtttttgaagttaaaaaatgcCTCGCCATATCCAAAGTACTAGCTgtagtattttcttttatgtagtctagaatatcttcttctaGTTCGGGTGTTCGGACTGATCTTACGTTACCGTTGTTAGTAAATTTCGTCTTAAACGTCCCATTTTCCCTTAAACGGGTTTCaatccttaaaaatgtttttcgattGGGCGCTCTGCGGTTCGAAAATTTCTTCTGATAACGGTTAGCGGCTGCTTGACATTGTcctaatgtcaaaatcatgtcagtttgttcactaaatgtgtaactctccattttgaacacttaaaattaataaaaacttaactaaCAAAACACTATCGTTTGTTAAAGCGTAAGGGTTTATTTGATCCATGATCGACCAGTTTTtgataattgaaaagaaaaatcaactgTACTTTTTACTGGttctaaattcttttcaaCTATCGTTTGTGTTTAAACGACATAAACAAGTTGACagctcaatttgttttttttaattgccatggccaaccttgactttttcgaagatttttgttttataatgttaccattgaaatcgaagcttaatattttcgcgtataactcgaaaacgatcaatgttatcaaaattttcaaagagtgataaaagtttctaaaataaattttctattaaaacgtacaaaaacaaatgtagggttacgtgcgaacaaaaatgttctgagcaaacaaattttaggtacaccctgtatagcatggttgccgccgcccgatcaaagtcaaaatagattcaatgattttgcttgatatttgtttaccctgtaccaaatttcaacgctctatCATAagtggtattgaaaatatttagaaaaatgtgttaaaatttctgaactttgatggcccatatcttggccatttgaagacttttgtaataattttttttcacgaatcgtcatcatttttgctctagtatatgaggttaattttatgccacgagtcaccggaacaccctatatatgtcaaaatgtgcttaacattttcgcgtataactcgaaaacgatcaatgttatcaaaattttcaaagagtgataaaagtttctaaaataaattttctattaaaaagtacaaaaacaaatgtagggttacgtgcgaacaaaaaagttctgagcaaacaaattttaggtacaccctgtatagcatggttgccgccgcccgatcaaagtcaaaattggttcaatgattttgcttgatatttatttaccctgtaccaaatttcaacgctctatcataaatggtattgaaaatatttacaaaaatgtgttaaaatttctgaactttgatggcccatatcttggccatttgaagacttttataataattttttttcacgaatcgtcatcatttttgctctagtatatgaggttaattttatgccccgagtcaccggaacaccctatatatgtcaaaatgtgcttaacattttcgcgtataactcgaaaacgatcaatgttatcaaaattttcaaagagtgataaaagtttctaaaataaattttctattaaaaagtacaaaaacaaatgtagggttacgtgcgaacaaaaaagttctgagcaaacaaattttaggtacacctgtatagcatggttgccgccgcccgaactaagtcaaaattggttcaatgattttgcttgatatttgtttaccctgtaccaaatttcaacgctctatcataaatggtattgaaaatatttagaaaaatgtgttaaaatttctgaactttgatggcccatatcttggccatttgaagacttttataataattttttttcacgaatcgtcatcatttttgctctagtatatgaggttaattttataccccgagtcaccggaacactctgtatatgtcaaaatgagCTTAACATTTTCgtgtataactcgaaaacgatcaatgttatcaaaattttcaaagagtaataaaagtttctaaaataaattttctattaaaaagtagaaaaacaaatgtagggttacgtgcgaacaaaaaagttctgagcaaacaaattttaggtacaccctgtatagcatggttgccgccgcccgatcaaagtcaaaattggttcaatgattttgcttgatatttgtttaccctgtaccaaatttcaacgctctatcataaatggtattgaaaatatttagaaaaatgtgttaaaatttctgaactttgatggcccatatcttggccatttgaagacttttataataattttttttcacgaatcgtcatcatttttgctctagtatatgaggttaattttataccccgagtcaccggaacacctgtatatgtcaaaatgtgcttaacattttcgcgtataactcgaaaacgatcaatgttatcaaaattttcaaagagtgataaaagtttctaaaataaattttctattaaaaagtacaaaaacaaatgtagggttacgtgcgaacaaaaaagttctgagcaaacaaattttaggtacaccctgtatagcatggttgccgccgcccgatcaacatcaaaattggttcaatgattttgcttgatatttgtttaccttgtaccaaatttcaacgctctatcacaaatggtattgaaaatatttagaaaaatgtgttaaaatgtctgaactttgatggcccatatcttggccatttgaagacttttataataattttttttcacgaatcgtcatcatttttgctctagtatatgaggttaattttatgccccgagtcaccggaacaccctgtatatgtcaaaatgtgcttaacattttcgcgtataactcgaaaacgatcaatgttatcaaaattttcaaagactgataaaagtttctaaaataaattttctattaaaaagtacaaaaacaaatgtagggttacgtgcgaacaaaaaagttctgagcaaacaaattttgggtacagcctgtatagcatggttgccgccgcccgatcaaagtcaaaattggttcaatgattttgcttgatatttgtttaccctgtaccaaatttcaacgatctatcataaatggtattaaaaatatttagaaaaatgtgttaaaatttctgaactttgatggcccatatcttggccatttgaagacttttataataattttttttcacaaatcgtcatcatttttgctctagtatatgaggttaattttatgccccgagtcaccggaacaccctgtatatgtcaaaatgtgcttaacattttcgcgtataactcgaaaacgatcaatgttatcaaaattttcaaagagtgataaaagtttctaaaataaattttctattaaaaagtacaaaagcaaatgtagggttacgtgtgaacaaaaaagttctgagcaaacaaattttaggtacaccctgtatagcatggttgccgccgcccgatcaaagtcaaaattggttcaatgattttgcttgatatttgtttaccctgtaccaaatttcaacgctctatcataaatggtattgaaaatatttagaaaaatgtgttaaaatttctgaactttgatggcccatatcttggccatttgaagacttttataataattttttttcacgaatcgtcatcatttttgtatatgaggttaattttatgccccgagtcaccggaacaccctgtatatgtcaaaatcataaaaactaaCAACATAAATGCTTACCGCATATAAATTGTCAACAGGTCAAGtaatctaaatatttattataaaataaacgttgatcaaaataattatcaacTAAATTATTCTAACAGATCTCTCATCGCTAATATAAACGCTTCCTTTAGCCATCGCTTAATCTTGTTAAAATCAGATATTCTCCAAATCAGATTCTTCAAGAGCATAGAATTGCCGATAACAGTACAATTCTCTTCTTCAAACAAATAAAGCAAAATGATCCTTGATCAATTTATCAAACTCTTTTGACATCTGAATTGGTTGAAAATATTCATCAATGAATCatgataacattttcaaagtCATTAAATTACATGAGTTTCGGAATTCTAACGCAACTGTATgattaaagaattattttaaccaaactaaagaattttttctacttcattacaaaaaaaaatgaaataattgcGATCGATacttaaattgctatcttagAAATAATTTGTAACATTAACTTACAAAACACTAATGGATTTTTAGAATCACGTGGGTTTCGGTCAaaatagaaatatatttaaactGGCAAATGATAGAATTAGATCAATTGGTCTAAAATCCCTAAAAGTACAAGAGAAGTGGATTTTAGAGCGTCGGCGTCGGCATTAGCCGACCGAGCATCGAATCAATACCACCCCTCGGTAGAAAAATAAGATGGCAGACACGGAGTTCGAGGAATTCAGGCATACTTTTGAAAAACTACCTTCTCATATCAAAGTTCCTGTTCCATTTTACTCGTAAGTAATATCTATTCTTTTAAAAGCCCGTTTTGTTTCATAATCAATAAtcatttcataataataaaacacgCCCATATTACACCAATCACCCTATAAGTTTACAATGcagatttaaattattttgttaagtTTGGTGCATGATGTGAACATTGAAGAAGAGTCTCCGACGTCTTCCAAAAGCGATCCGGACACAGACTGTGATATAGTACCAGATGGAAAACCAAAAGTATCTGGACCAGAATCTGAGGACAATCATGGATGTCAGGTGCAAATGTCTAGAGTTCCGTTGGCACCTTGGCGAGGACCTGGTGAGAGAAGAAGGAGGAAATTACCAGAaatccccaaaaataaaaaatgtaatccaactaaatacttaattaatattagaaattaaatttatttaattatttccagCTGCAGTAGTTACAATGTACAACGCACAACTCTCAAGAGAACTATCTTTGGCTGACGAATTAGGGGGCTCGAGCAGCGCTCTTAATTCATTGTTGGTTTTAAAATGCAGTCATCTCTGGGATAACGATTCCCCAGACTCAGAAAGGCTCCTAACTGACGCTGACAGTGGCCATAGTACTGCTCATTCTCCTACGGATGGACCAAAATCTATGTCGCCAGTTTTGGGGATGTCCCCAGCTTGTATGGGTGGGGGAACGCCGTATTCTGACGTGGAAATGCTGGAAGCTACTCACAGGGGACTTCATAAATTTATACCAAGACACGAAGATGAGATTGAAGTTGAAATTGGCGATCCTATTTATGTTCAAAAAGAAGCCGACGATTTATGGTGTGaaggtaataaaaaatcatctttcAGCAACgagtcaaaatattttaaatataaattttcttagGTGTTAATTTAAGAACTGGAAGAACAGGAATTTTTCCTTCAGCTTATGCTGTGGACTGTGATTATTCCGATTGGGATTCGACTTGCGAACATGGAAGACGAGAACGTTATTTGTTGGGTTATTTAGGTTCGGTTGAAACATTAGCTCATAAAGGAACTGCTGTAGTTTGTCAAGCCGTGCGAAGAGTGGTAAGTGCCAGCGGAGGCGATCCGGATTCTCAACCATGTATCCTCGAAGTTTCCGATCAAGGACTTCGCATGGTCGATAGAAGAAAACGAAAcgtaataattcatttttattcaccaccaaatttttaacaaaattttaattttcagcaAAACGAACCTTGCATAGATTACTTTTActcattaaaaaatgtgtcaTTCTGCGCTTTTCACCCTCGAGACCATCGTTATTTGGGTTTTATCACCAAACATCCAACACTTCAAAGGTTCGCCTGCCATGTATTTAGAGGAAATGACTCAACAAGACCAGTTGCTGAAGGAGTTGGGTAATTATCAATGAATGATTTAACGAGTTAGCTACTAAAATGAAATTGCGGTTTTCCCAGGCGTGCCTTTCAAAGGTTCTATCAGAAGTTTATAGAGACTGCATACCCGATAGAAGATATTTACATCGAGTGAAGAAGACGCAGcgcaataataaaattgtatatatCGAAGCTGTGTCGATCAATAACGAAAAAGTTTCTGATTTGgagtattatttttgtatatttcgtGTTGGCTATGGACGAGGAAAATCATGAATAAGGAAACAAGTTAATCTTCGTAATCAggttttaaatgtaatttgcTCTCAAACACTCGTATTATAgtagtttttattatattcaagTTTTTTGTCGgggattttattttatctttttgttatattatattaaataaggtgatcaataaataaatcaataaaacatCTTCTCTGAGCCTAACattaacgattttattttttaaaccaaaatttcttcagctttgagacataaatcttcaatttcataaataaagagaGTCATATTCTGGTtagttatacagggtgtctcagcgagaccggtcattagacgtttctggggttctggcgaacataaaaatttgagaattcagacttaagtaccaactttatttttttaaaaggaacaccctgtatatttttacatatttggatttgtctgttttcaaggtttataaataactttactttttgcaatttgattcggtcgttcttgagttattcgaatttttctagaaaaatctgctccagcagatatttgttcaaaaaatcagaaaacactcaatttttgggatatcaatttaggattgagaacatgcttaagcaacatgatggagtatgttttggtgccgagaactgcggtctagaacgtttgatcactttactacggcacgttaacttttcaaaatttggaagtgccataacttcatttttttaaatggcacctcccatattttattttttagtcgtcttcggtgtctcattctacatcttttatatcccatatggcccatacctaatattaatagtttgggagataattagggttttttgaaaaatgcacacatatatggatatttagcctagtgtgccatgaaaaataagccttctcaatgagttcttgtcaaagactcacttgtttacgtcacttgatgcatgtgagctaataattatctgttatgtcaCTTAATATTAGCactgaaacgagttaaaatcgataacaataacgaaagtaatatttacacaaatcaagaaattcttaatttattttttttgcatctttggcagctcgaattgaggtgttgggactgggctcgaaataagtCAAGGTATTCAtctcttccgttgcattatctactacattttttggtcagtttaacacgtgattaattcgtccaaaatgtacaaaatttgcttctattcctcTAAGTGGCCTTAGGCCAGGCGCGCACTAGCGATTTAGTTGCGGCAActtaaaaatcaccaaaatgaaATACACTGAGTTATATGAAGCGGCGCGCACTAGCAACTATTTAATCACGGCaactaaaaaattacatcTTGCCCTATTTTCAAGGCGACTCAACTGTTGCCGGGAATAATGCAACGTACACGTTTTAACCTGTACGCGCGCACTGGCGATTATTCGGTCAGTTGCTACCAGTTGCTTTCTTTCATTTCGACTTAAAATTGGTTATTCCACATGGGGTTTCATTTTAGCCAAATACTTTTGAATCAACCTGTATATTGTATtggcatttttatttaaattttgtcatATTGCCAATGAACAGTTCCCTGAGGAGAGGtgaaatattttgcaaaatagTCTCTAATGTGAATACCTCTAACGGTACCTCTTGTTCCAACGGGATTCATGTTATCTAAATGACATTCG
Protein-coding regions in this window:
- the LOC111419229 gene encoding tryptophan 5-hydroxylase 1 isoform X2, with the translated sequence MSGSGKPLLGLWLYRSGEDWTIKEDCPITSVKVADETPQTEIVERISIIFTLKNQIGGLVRALQAFQDLGINVLHIESRPSLNDGSQTDFLVDIECDKKKLEQASILLKREVLTMVIGTFGGDEFIPPTPLSATVSFDFDDTPWFPKKISDLDMAQHVLMYGTELDADHPGFKDPIYRKRREQFAKIASNYKHGQPIPKVQYTPEETKTWGNVFRELQVLYQKHACKEYLENWPQLVKYCGYREDNIPQLQDINVFLKRKTGFQLRPVAGYLSPRDFLSGDCCHELLGHMPLLANPSFAQFSQELGLASLGACDDDVNKLATLYFFTVEFGLCKQDGDLRVYGAGLLSSIAELKHVIATPQKIKRFDPDVTCKEECIITSYQNSYWYTDSFEEAKEKMRKFAETIQKPFGVRYNPYTQSVDILSNAQNLTALVSELRGDLCIVNSALKKISARDNNVDINKISSLLRTGLNDEENVQSNLSDV
- the LOC111419229 gene encoding tryptophan 5-hydroxylase 1 isoform X1, with protein sequence MSGSGKPLLGLWLYRSGEDWTIKEDCPITSVKVADETPQTEIVERISIIFTLKNQIGGLVRALQAFQDLGINVLHIESRPSLNDGSQTDFLVDIECDKKKLEQASILLKREVLTMVIGTFGGDEFIPPTPLSATVSFDFDDTPWFPKKISDLDMAQHVLMYGTELDADHPGFKDPIYRKRREQFAKIASNYKHGQPIPKVQYTPEETKTWGNVFRELQVLYQKHACKEYLENWPQLVKYCGYREDNIPQLQDINVFLKRKTGFQLRPVAGYLSPRDFLSGLAFRVFHCTQYIRHSSDPFYTPEPDCCHELLGHMPLLANPSFAQFSQELGLASLGACDDDVNKLATLYFFTVEFGLCKQDGDLRVYGAGLLSSIAELKHVIATPQKIKRFDPDVTCKEECIITSYQNSYWYTDSFEEAKEKMRKFAETIQKPFGVRYNPYTQSVDILSNAQNLTALVSELRGDLCIVNSALKKISARDNNVDINKISSLLRTGLNDEENVQSNLSDV
- the LOC111419230 gene encoding JNK-interacting protein 1 — translated: MADTEFEEFRHTFEKLPSHIKVPVPFYSLVHDVNIEEESPTSSKSDPDTDCDIVPDGKPKVSGPESEDNHGCQVQMSRVPLAPWRGPGERRRRKLPEIPKNKKSAVVTMYNAQLSRELSLADELGGSSSALNSLLVLKCSHLWDNDSPDSERLLTDADSGHSTAHSPTDGPKSMSPVLGMSPACMGGGTPYSDVEMLEATHRGLHKFIPRHEDEIEVEIGDPIYVQKEADDLWCEGVNLRTGRTGIFPSAYAVDCDYSDWDSTCEHGRRERYLLGYLGSVETLAHKGTAVVCQAVRRVVSASGGDPDSQPCILEVSDQGLRMVDRRKRNQNEPCIDYFYSLKNVSFCAFHPRDHRYLGFITKHPTLQRFACHVFRGNDSTRPVAEGVGRAFQRFYQKFIETAYPIEDIYIE